CAGCAGGGTGCGCAGCACACGCCGCATATCCTGACCGAGGCACTGTCCTGGCACCAGCGCTTCATGGACAAGGGCGATATGCGTAGCTGAGCTACCCCCTGAGCCGCTGCGCCTGGGAGGCTCCGCGGCTTCCCCCAAGGGGGACGACACCCTCGCTGCGGGGCGGCGGGGCCGCCTAGGCCCTTGCTTGGTGTCTCTGACTCGGGGTGTGGGTGCACTGTCCGCTGTGCCACATGGCTTGAGGCATTGACTGGGAGCTGCTGCCTAGTCCGCTTGGTGCTGGCGTCTGCTGCTCCAAGTCCTTAGCATCGAAGGACGCTCTGCAAGGAGCGTCCTTTTTTCATGCACCACAAGGACTGGTATGGCGATCTGGACCCGAGAGCTCGATCTGAAAGCGCTGAACGCAGGCAGCGCAAACACTGCAATTTCCCATCTGGGCATTGAGTTCACCGAATACGGCGACGACTATGTGCGCGCCCGCATCCATGTGGATGAACGCACCTGCCAGCCCTACGGCATTCTGCACGGCGGTGTCAGCGTGGTGCTGGCCGAGACGCTGGGGTCGATGGCCGCGGCCTGCAGCATTCCCGAAGGCTACCGCTGCGTGGGCCTGGGCGTGACTGCCAATCATGTGCGCGCAGGCCGCAAGGGCAGCTGGATCACCGCCACGGCGCGGCCCACGCACCTGGGGCGTACCACGCATGTCTGGGCGGTGGAGCTGCGCGATGAAGAGGGCAAGCTGACCTGCAACTGCAGCCTGACGATGGCGATCCTGCCGCCAGAGGCAGCCAAGAATGCGCGGCTGGATGCGGCTTCGTTGGGCGGGGTGCAGTAGGTTTTGGTTTGCGAGACCGCTTTGTTTTGAGGGCAGAGGCCGGGACTCGCCCCGGCAGGCGAGTTACCTTTCTTGCTCGCACAAGAAACGTAACCCAAAGAATGCGACCCGGGTGTCTGCGTCCCTGCGCTTCGCTCCGGGCAAACCTGTGTCACGCAATCCAGACCGCGGTGCGGCAAAACTCGCTGTGTGCTGGCGCACTCCGCTCAAACACGTTGCCGCAAGTCAGAGCACGAAGCATTGGCACTCTTCGGTGCCAATGCCCGCAGCCTGAACTGCGTGCCGCAGGCGCAGCCAGACGGGTGAAAGCGGGATCGGACGGCCTGCGAGAGCTATGACGAAATTGGCTTCTAGCGCTTATGCAGATTGCGGTAACAGCTATCGGTTTGATAAAGAAGCTCTGGTATTGTCCCTTTTGACCACGCATGCGACGGCTGCCTCTTGGGGCTGGCAGTTGCACCGCAGAGTGCAACTGCATCGTCATCACTTTTACGGCAACGTGTCTGAGTGAAGCGCTGCAAGCGCGCAGCGAGTTTTGCCGTACAGTCACAAGAGGTTGACAGCGCAGGTTGCCCGTAGGCGAAGCCGGAGGGTCGTGGGCAGCAGGGGCAGGCTCTTTGCCTACTTTCTGGCAACAGAAAGTAGGTCGGCCGGCGGGCCGAGACCCGCCCTCTGCCGCAAGTCAAAAAACATAACGTGGCCATGGAAGAACGGTTTAAAAACCTTTCCCCGCTCAAACTCCCAGCAACGCCGACAACTTCTCAGGCTGCTGCAACAGATCCGCAGACTCCGCCTGCAAGGCCAGCCGGCCTTTTTCCATCACCACGGCCTTGTCGGTATGCGCCAGCACCTTCTTGTAGTCGCGGTCCACGATCAGCGTGGAGATGCCGGTCTCGCGAATCTGGGCGATCACGCGCCAGATTTCGGCCACCACCAGCGGAGCCAGGCCCTCGGTGGCTTCATCCAGGATCATGAGGCGCGGATTGGTCATCAGCGCGCGGCCGATGGAGACCATCTGCTGCTCGCCGCCCGAGAGCTGATCGCCGCCGTTGGACAGTCGCTCCTTGAGGCGTGGAAAGGTTTCCAGCACACGCTCGTAGGTCCAGCCCCGGCTGCCGTCCAGGCCGGCTCTGGCGCTCATCAGGAGGTTTTCCTTGACGGAGAGATTGGGGAATACGCCGCGACCTTCGGGGACATAGCCAATGCCAAGACGTGCCATTCGTTCGGGGGCGGAATTCGTCACCTCCTTGCCGTCGGCAAACACCCGGCCCGAACGTGCCGTCACATAGCCCATCAGCGTGCGGATCAGCGTGGTCTTGCCCATGCCGTTGCGGCCCAGCAGGCCCACGGCCTGGCCCTGGGGCAGATCCAGCGAGATGCCGTGCAGGATATGGCTGTCTCCGTAAAAGCTGTGCACCTCTTGCAGGCTGAACATGGCATGGTTCGAAGGCCCGGAAAGTGGGCGCGTGCCTGTGCCAGATGCACCGGGCAAGGGCCGTCCCGCAGCGAAGGTGTCGTCTCCCCCTCGCGAAGCGAGAGGGGGGGAAGCGGCAGCGCCGCTCAGGGGGGGCCGTATGTCAAGCATGCTCTTCCTCTCCCAGGTAGGCGGTGCGCACGACCGGGTCGTTGCGAATCTGATCGGGCGTTCCCGTGGCCACCACGCTGCCATTGACCATGACGGTGATGCGATCGGCAATGCGGAAAACGGCATCCATATCGTGCTCCACCAGCAGCACGGCATGCGCGGACTTGAGCTCCTGCAGCAGCTCCAGCATGCGTTCTGTCTCCTCGGCGCCCATGCCTGCCAGCGGCTCGTCCAGCAGCAGCACGCGCGGCGCCGTGGCAAGGCACATGGCGACTTCCAGCTGACGCTTGGCGCCATGACTGAGGCTGCCGGCGATGCGCCCGGCATGCTGGGCAAGGCCGGCGCGCTGCAGCGCAGATTGCGCCCGCTGCATGCTGGCCGCGCAATGCTGGGCCGACTCCCAGATGCGCCAGGGCCTGGGCAGCGCCTGGGCCTGGGCCGTGAGCCGGCAGTTCTCCTGCACCGTGAACTCCGGGAAGATGGTGGTGCGCTGGTAGCTGCGGCCGATGCCGGCCTTGGCGCGCTGCGGCTGCGGCATCTGCGTGACGTCCCGGCCTTCAAGCGCAATACTGCCGCTGCTGGCCGCTATCTCACCCGAGAGCATATTGATCAGCGTGGACTTGCCTGCGCCGTTGGTGCCGATGACGGCATGGACCTCGCCCTGATGCAGATCCAGGTCCACATTGTTCACGGCCACCAGCCCGCCAAAGCGCCGCGTCAGGCCGCGCACCGACATCTTGAGAGCCTTGCCTGTATCAACCACGGTCTGCTCCTTGCTCGATGGCTGCTGGCGACTTATCCGTCTGCGCCGCTGCCTTCTTCTGCCATTTGTCGTTGATGCCGACCAGGCCCTTGGGCAGCAGCGCGACCAGCGCGATGATGGCGATGCCCAGTGTCAGCTGCCAGTGGTCCGCGGCATTGCCAACGATGGCATGCGTGCTCAGCAGCTCCTTGAGCAGCACAAAGGTGATGGTGCCTAGCACCGCACCGCGCAGCGAGCCCACGCCACCCAGAATCAGCATCAGCAGGACCTCGCCGGAGTGGTGCCAGGCCAGCAGCTCGGGGTTGACCACGGCATCGCGTGCGGCCAGCAGAAAGCCTGCCAGTCCCGCTAGCGCACCGGCAATCACAAAGCCGGCGAGCTTGTAGCCGTAGGTGGCAAAGCCGGCAGCGCGCATGCGCTGCTCGTTGACGCGAATGCCGGCCAGCGCATGGCCGAAGCGCGAGTGGCGCAGCATGGCGATGAAGGCATAGACCAGCACCAGCGCGGCCAGTACCACGAAGTACTGCGTGCTGCTGCTTTCCATGTCCAGTGCACCTATGGCCGGGCGCTGCATCAGGTAGATGCCGTCGCTGCCGCCGAAATAGCCCACGTCGTGCACGACAAAGAAAGCCAGTTGCGCGAACGCCAGCGTGACCATGATGAAGTACACGCCCTTGGTGCGCAGACTCAGGGCGCCCACCACCAGCGCATACAGGCCCGAGACGCCGACTGCGGCGCCGAGCATGACGAGAAAGTTGCTGCCGTCCTGGCCGGCGGCCTTCACCGCCGCATAGGCACCCAGACCGAAGTAGGCCGCATGGCCCAGGCTGACCAGCCCCGCGCCTCCCACCAGGATATGCAGGCTGAGAGCAAAGATGGACAGGATCATGATCTTGACGACCAGATCGGACAGATAGGCCGACCAGAAGGGCTGGGCGGCCGCCAGCAGCACTGCGGCGGCCAGCGGCAGCACCACCCCTACCCAGACGCTTTGGGCGCGAATGGGGCGGCTCTGGTTGGTGACGGCCGGCGCTTCCGCATAGGCCTGATTGGATTGCGGCAGCGGCGTATAGGAGGTGTCGCTCATATCAGTGATCCTTGACACTGCTTGCAAAACTGGCGTGTGCCAAGCAGGAGGCACCGGGCAAGGGCTGTCCCGCAGCGAAGGTGTTGTTCTCCTCCCGTGTGGCAAGAGAAGGAAGGGCGCAAAGCTTCATCATCTTTTGCCCATCAGGCCTTCCGGGCGCCATACGAGGATCACGGCCATCAGCAGATAGATGCTCATGCCGCTGAGTTCCTGGAAGAACACCTTGCCGAAGGTATCCACAAAGCCCACCAGCAGCGAGGCAATCAGCGCTCCGGTAATAGATCCAATGCCGCCAATGACCACCACCACAAAGCAGATGATGAGAACGCTGGAGCCCATGTTCGGATAGACCGAACTCATGGGCGCGGCGATCATGCCGGCCAGGGCCGCCAGGGCCACGCCCACGGCGAACACGATGCGGTACAGGCGCTTGATGTTGATGCCCAGGCCGCGCACCATGTCGCGGTTGCTGGCACCGGCGCGAATCATCATGCCCAGGCGCGTGCGGTTGACGGTGTAGTACATCAGCAGTGCCACCAGCAGGCAGGCGGCGGCGGCAAACACGTTGTACCAGGGGTATTGCATCATGCCCATGAGAGGGAAGCTGCCGGCCAGCCAGGCCGGCTTTTCCACGCCATGCACATCGTTGCCCACGAGGATGGCGCGCAGGCCTTCAAACACCAGAATCAGGCCATAGGTCATCAGCACCTGCTGCAGGTGATCGCGTTCGTAGAGAAAGCTGAAGAATGCCCATTCGAGAAAATAGCCCAGCACCACGGCCAGCACCACGCCGACCAGCAGCATGGCGATGAAATGCTGGCCCAGATAAGGTGCCAGCGAGAACGCCACGTAGGCTCCGATCATGTAGAAGCTGCCATGGGCGAGGTTGATCACCCCCATGATGCCGAAGATCAGCGTCAGGCCGGAGGCCAGCAGAAACAGCAGCAGTCCGTACTGAATCGAGTTCAGGCACTGCACCAGAAAAGTGGCGAGATCCACGGCAATCCTTGTTGAAGCGGGAGGGGCAGGACAGCGGGATCCACTGCCCGGCGAATCGTGGATTCGCGTTGGAGACGAGGCGCTCTGCCGGGGCCGGCACCGAAGGTGCGGCAAGCGCAGAGCAGCGACGTATCCAGGGCGGCAGGGCCCGCGTCTATTACATGCGGCAGCCGCGGGCAGGGTCCGCCAGCGCCTTCACCGCCACGCTGATCTTCTTGTTTTCCTTGCCGTCGACCTTGCGCAGATAGATGTCCTGCACGGGGTTGTGCGCCTTGCTCAAGGTGAAGTCGCCGCGCGGGCTGGCAATCGTGGCTTTTTCGATGGCGGTGCGGAAGACATCCTTCTTGCCGATGTCGCCGCCAGCTGCCTTCAGACCCACGGCCAGCATCTGCGCTGCGTCATAGCCTTGCACGGCATAGACATCGGGCTGCAGCTTGTAGTTCTTGGCGTAGTTGGTGCGGAAGGCCTGATCGCGCGCCGTGCCCAGTTCGTCGGCATAGTGCAGCGTGGTCAGCATGCCCTGGGCGGCTTCGCCCTGGGCGTCCAGCGTGCCGTCGGTCAGAAAGCCCGGTCCGTAGAGCGGAATGGTTTTGGACAGGCCCGAGGCGTGATAGTCCTTGACGAATTTCACGGCACCTGCGCCCGCAAAAAAGGAGAACACTGCATCGGGCTTGGCCGCTGCGATCTCGGTCAGCAGAGCCTGGAATTCGACGTTGGGAAACGGCAGCGTCAGCTGCTTAGTGACCTTGCCGCCGCTTTTCTCGAAGCCTTCCTTCATGCCATTCACTGCTTCCTCACCCGCCGCGTATTTCCAGGTGATGGTCATGGCGGTCTTCTTGCCCTCCTTGGCGGCAACCAAACCCATGGGATAGGCGGTCTGCCAGTTGGAGAAGGAGCTGCGGAAGATATTGGGAGCACACATGGGGCCGGTGACTGCATCGGCTCCCGCATTGGGAACGATGAGCACGGTGCCGCTTTCCTTGGCGGCCTTGGCCATGGCCATGGCCACGCCGGAGTGCACGGTGCCGATGATCACATCGACCTTGTCGCGCTTGATGAGGCGGTTGACGTTGTCCGTTGCCTTGGCGGGATCTGACTCATCGTCGACCTTGAAGTATTCGATCTCGCGCCCGCCCAGCTTGCCGCCTTGCTCGGCTACCTGCATGCGAAAGCCGTTCTCGATCGCCACGCCCAGGGCTGCATAAGTGCCACTGAAAGGCAGCATGAAGCCGACCTTGATCTTCTCCTGCGCCATGGCGCTGCTGCCGCTTGCGGCGGCAGCCAGTGCGATTGCGCTCCATATTGCCCGTTGCTTGCTCATGCTTGTCTCCTGCTGGTTGATGGACGAATGCCGGCTTACTCTCAGATCAACGGTTATGACTGGCTGTGGTGCTGGGGTTCGCACTGATGCACGAGCGCACTCTAACAACTTTAGGTTTAAAGCAATACCAGCGATTGCCCTAGTTTCTGACTACTGTTTTGATAGCTTCTTGCAACCTTGCGATAAGCAATTAGCGTGGCTTGGATTCCAGCTCACGCAAACGAAAGCGTTGGATCTTTCCAGTCGCGGTCTTGGGTAGCTCATCGACAAATTCAATGAAGCGCGGGTATTTGTAGGCGGCCAGCCGGTTCTTCACAAAGGCCTTGAGTTCGGCCTCGCTGGCGCTCTGTCCGGGCTTGCACACCACATAGGATTTGGTCTTGGTCAGGCCCTGTTCGTCGGTCACGCCGATCACGGCCGCCTCCAGTACGGCAGGGTGCTGCTGCAGCGTGGATTCGACCTCGAAGGGCGAGACATAGATGCCGCTGACCTTGAGCATGTCGTCGCTGCGGCCTGCATAGGTGTAGTAGCCGTCGGCATCGCGCACATATTTGTCGCCGCTCTTGAGCCAGGCGCCCTGGAAGGTGTCGCGCGTCTTGTCGCGGTTGGCCCAGTACATCAGGGCCGCGCTCGGGCCCTTGATGTAGAGGTCGCCAATCTCGCCATCGGCCACGGGCTGGCCGTCCTCGCCACGCAACTCCACCACATAGCCTGGTACAGGTTTTCCCGTGCTGCCGTAGCGTATGTCGTCCGGGCGGTTGGAGATGAAGATGTGCAGCATTTCGGTGGATCCGATGCCGTCCACGATATCGGCGCCGAAGTGGGTCTTGAAGCGCTGGGCAATCTCGGCCGGCAGGGCTTCACCGGCCGAGGAGCACATGCGCAGGCTGACCTGCTCGCGTGCCGGCAGGGCGGTGTGAGCCAGCATGCCTGCAAAGCCCGTCGGCGCGCCGAAGAACACCGTGGGCTGGTGTTCGGTCCAGCGCCTGAAGGTGGCTTCCGGCGTGGGGCGCTCGGCCATCAGCACCACGCTGGCGCCCACGCTCAGGGGGAATGTCAGGGCGTTGCCAAGACCGTAGGCGAAGTAAAGCTTGGCGGCGGAAAAGCAGACATCGCTTTCACTCAGGCCCAGCACCGGCTTGCCATACAGCTCGGCCGTCCAGTAGGGGTTGGCGTGGGTATGCACTGCGCCCTTGGGTTTGCCGGTAGAGCCCGAGGAATACAGCCAGAAGCCGGGGTCGTCGCCCATGGTTCTGGCGGCATGGGCCAGCGGCGCTTGTTGCTGCAGCCAGGGCTGCAGCGGCTCGAAGGCCGGCGGCAGGTCTTGCGGTGCTTCATCGGGCCTGGCGACCCAGATATGGTTGACCTCGTGCTGCGCCTGCTCCAGGGCCTGCTGCACCACGGCAACCAGCGCGCCATTGGTGAAAATCGCCTGCGCACGGCAATGCTCGAGCATATAGGCGTAGTCGGCAGCAGTGAGCAAGGTATTCACCGCCACTGGCACCACGCCTGCGTACATGGCTCCGAGAAAGGAGATCACCCACTCGCGCATATCGTGCATGACCAGCAGCACGCGCTCCTCGCGATGGATGCCGGCAGCGAGCAGGCCGTGGGCCAGGCGGCGCGCCTGCTCCTGCAACTGGGCATAGCTGAGCGTGCCCTGGTCATCGGTGTAGGCGTTTTTGTCACCGCGCCCCTGGTTGAGATCAAACAGATGCTGGGCAAAGTTGAAGGCTTGGCTGAAGTCGGTCATGGCTCATGCTCCCGTCGTTTCGGCCAGTGCCTGCAGAACCTGCGGTGCAGCTTGTATGGCGCTTTTGCGATGATAGAAATCCAGTGCCCGCAGGCCGCCGAGTTCGGCGCCGCCACCGGCGCGGCCCGGACCTCCATGCTGGGACTGGGGCATGACATTGCCGTGGCCCGTATGCAGCCTGGCGACAGCGGGCGTGACCACATGCACGCGGCCGTGGCTGGCGGCGAGCTCGGTGGCGGCAGCGGCCAGGGCCTGGTCGTCATCACCGTAGACCGAGCAGACCAGCGAGCCCTGGCCGCGATGTGCAAGTGCCAGGCCATGGGCCAGGTCACGGTAGGGCAGAAGAGTGGCCACGGGGCCAAAGACTTCCATGTCATGCACGAGTGCACAGCCATCGGGGTCTTGAGTGCCCAGCAACACGGGCTGGGCGCAGGCAGCAGTCGCCGGGTCGGCATCGATCAGCGCATTGCGCCGGCCGTCATGCAGGGCCGTCGTGTGTTCCAGCAAGCGGCCCAGGCCCTGCTGCACGCTGTCGTACTGCTCTCGGCTGATCAGAGATCCCATGCGCACGGCGTCATTGCGCGGGTTGCCCACGGCGATCTTCGCCAGCTGCGCACCGACGGCCTGGGCCACATCGTCGTACAGAGCTTGCGGTACCAGCACGCGGCGTATGGCCGTGCATTTCTGGCCGGATTTGACCGTCATTTCGCGCACCACTTCACGTGCCAGCAAGGCGGCGGCTTCGCTGTCCGGGCCATGGCCGGGCAGCAGCAGCGCGCAGTTCACGCTGTCGGCCTCGATATTGCTGCGCACCGAATGTCGGGTGATGGCGTCGTGAGAGCGGATGGTCGCTGCCGTGTCCGCAGACCCCGTGAACGAGACGACATCCATGGGCTGCAGCTGATCCAGCAATCCGGCGGCACTGCCGCAGACGATGGACAGCGCGCCCGGCGGCAATATGCCGGCATCGATCACATCCTTGACCATGCGCTGGGTCAGCCAGGCGGTGGCCGTGGCCGGCTTGACGACGACGGGCACGCCCGAGAGCAGGGCCGGTGCCGCTTTTTCCCACAGCCCCCAGGCCGGGAAGTTGAAGGCGTTGATGAACAGCGCCACGCCGCGCGTCGGGACCTGGATATGCCGCGACAGAAAAACGCCGTCCTTGGCCAGCGCCACGGCTTCGCCGTCGCTCAGATGCCTCGCATCGCCGAGCGCTGCACCCCATCTGGCGTATTGGTTCAGGGTGTAGATGCCGCCGTCCACATCGACGGCGGTGTCGTTTCTGACAGTGCCGCTGTTGGCGGTGGATATCTCGTAATACGCGTCACGCCGGCTTTGCAGCACGGCTGCAATATCGGCCAGCAGCCTGGCGCGCTCCGCATAGCTCAGCGCGCGCAGCGCCTTGCCGCCGGTATCGCGTGCAAAGGCAAAGGCGGCGCCCAGATCGAGCCCTGTGGCATCGACACGCACCAGCTCGGCTCCCAGTACCGGGTCGCGTAACAAACTGCCCGGGCCGCTGCCGGTTTGCCAGCGGCCAGCAACATGGTTGGCCAGTAACTCAGTCATGGGGGTCTCCTGAAGTGCTGTTCTGATCAGCATCAAATCTTCGGCGAAACATGCAATATTGTGCGTGCAAACAAAAGATAAATACGAGACAATGCAGTGTCAAGCAATATATTGCATGATTCGCGTTAACCCCGACTGTTTATCATTCACGGCCTCTGAGGAGCTTTATGGATCAGTTAGACATGGCATCCGCGTCGGTTGCGGAAGGGGATGAAGCGGGCAAAAGCCCGCTGCTGCAGGCCTTGGGCGAGAGGGTGCGCAATCTGCGTGCGCGCCGCGGTCTCACGCGCCGCGGGCTGGCTTCGGCGGCCGTGGTGTCCGAGCGCCATCTGGCCAATCTCGAATACGGCACGGGCAATGTCTCCATCCTGGTGCTGCAGCAGATTGCAAATGCACTTCAGTGCAGCATGGCCGAGCTGCTGGGCGATGTGACGACGGCCAGTGCCGAATGGCTGTTGCTGCGCGAGCTGTTGGAAGGCCGCAGCGAGGCCGACCTGAAGCGCGTGCGACTGGCCGCCGGAGAGATTCTTGGAACGGCGCCCATGGGCGATCCGCACCGGGCTTCGCGCATTGCCCTGATAGGCCTGCGTGGCGCGGGCAAGTCCACGCTGGGGCGCATGCTGGCGGAGCAGCTGAATGTGCCGTTTCTGGAACTGAACCAGGAAATCGAGCGCGTCGCGGGTTGCAGCGTGCGCGAGATCTATGACCTCTATGGCGCAGGAGCCTATCGCCGCTACGAGCGCCGTGCACTCGAAGAGGCCGTGCAGATCTACAGCGACGTGGTGATAGCCACCCCGGGCGGCATCGTGTCAGACCCCGCAACCTTCAACGAACTGCTCAGCCATTGCACCACGGTCTGGTTGCAGGCCCAGCCCGATGAGCATATGAGCCGTGTCGTGGCCCAGGGCGACACGCGGCCCATGGCGGCCAACCCCGAGGCCATGGATGATTTGCGCCGGATTCTGGACGGCCGATCGGCCTTTTATTCCAAGGCCGACCATGTGCTGGACACCAGCGGCAAGAGCCTGGCGCAAAGCTTCAGGCAGCTGAAGACACTGGTCGCTGCCTGAGCGGATTCAGACGGGCAGGGCGCGCTCCACAATGGCCGCCATGTCCAGCCCCGCAGGGTCGAACGCTCCGGCCACCATGGCCCCGCCTTGTGCGCCCAGGCGGGTGTGTATGAAGCCATCGGCCACGGGGGCGGGCGCGTGCCGGTGCAGCAGGCAGGCCTGGGCCAGCAGGCACAAGTCCTGCACCAGTCGGCGGGCCTGCGGCTCCAGCGCTTCGGGGGAAGCAGACAGGCGTTTGGCCAGCGATTGCGCCATGGACGTCAACAGGGGCTGGCCGGCAGCCATATCGCCGAGATCCTGCAACAGCAGGCGCGTGGCCTCGGGCTCTCGGCCCATGGCGCGCAGCACGTCCAGGCACATCACATTGCCCGAACCTTCCCAGATGGAGTTGACCGGCGCTTCGCGGAACAGGCGCGCGACGATGCTGTCCTGTACATAGCCGTTGCCGCCAAAGATCTCCATGGCTTCGCCCGTGATCTCCACCGAGCGCTTGCAGACCCAGAACTTGGCGGCCGGAGTCATGATGCGCTTCCAGGCGCGAGCCAGCAGATCGCCTTCGGCCTCCAGCTCATAGGCCTGAGCCAGATGCATGGCGAGCTGCATGGAGGCTTCGCTTTCGAGGGCCAGGTCCGCGAGCACGGTGGCCATCAGCGGTTGATCCGCGAGATGTTTGCCGAAGGCCGAGCGCTGGCGCGCATAGGCAATCGACTGCACGGTTGCGCTGCGCAAAATGGCCGCGCTGCCCAGCACGCAGTTCAGCCGCGTGTAGCTGGCCATTTCGATGATGGTGGGAATGCCTCGGCCTTCCTCGCCCATGAGAATGCCCCAGGCGTCCTGCAGTTCCACTTCCGAGCTGGAGTTGCTGCGGTTGCCGACCTTGTCCTTGAGGCGCTGCACACGCACGGGGTTCTTGCTTCCATCAGGGCGCCAGCGCGGCACGAAAAAACAGGCATGACCGCCGAGCTCACCGCTTGCCGTGGCCATGCGAGCCACCACCAGATGGGCGTCGCACATGGGGGCCGAGAAAAACCATTTATGGCCGCGCAGCAGATACTCGCTGCCGCGGCCGCCCTCATGCACGGGGCGTGCCACCGTGGTGTTGGCGCGCACGTCCGAGCCGCCTTGTTTCTCCGTCATGCCCATGCCTATCCAGATGGATTTTTTTTGGCTCAAGGGCAGATCGCGTGCGTCGTACTCGCGGCTGAACAACTGGGCCTGCAACTGGCTCCAGAGCCGGGGCTCTTTTTGCAGCACGGGGATGGCAGCCGTGGTCATGGTGGCTGGGCATAGCGTGCCTTGCTCCACCTGGCCGTGCAGGTAAAAGCCGGCGGCCCAGGCGCTCCAGCGACCGCTGCTCTGGCTCTCAAAGGGCAAGGAGATCAGGCCCTGTTTGCGATACAGCTCCATGAGGCGATGCCAGCTGGGGTGGAATTCCACGGCATCGAGCACACGTCCGCGTGCGTCAAAACGCTGCAGCTCGGGTGTGTGGCGGTTGGCGAGTTCGGCATGCTCCCAGGTGTGCTTCTGGCCAAGCTGTTGCGCAAAGCGGCTCAGGGCCGGAACAAAGCCCTGGGCCTGCTGGCGTTGCAGCACTTCCTGCAAGGCCGTGTCGGCCTGCAGCAGATCGAAGTCGGTCAGCTCATCGAACTGGTTGAAGACGTCATGGGTGTCCAGGGCCTGCATGCGAAAACTCCTGTAGCTGTGCGCTTGTCACAGGCCAATATAGAGCGCCGCATGGCCGAAGCAAAGCGGGTTTTCAGCCGCTGTATCGCACAGGCTTATCGCCTGCGGGCCTGTTCATACAAGCCCATGACGCGCGGCACATTGCCCTCCAGCTGACGGATGCGATCGGGGCCTGTCGGGTGCGTGGAGAGAAAGCCTATGCCGCCTTCGCCCGTGGCCTGGCCCATCTTGCGCCACAGGCTCACGGCGGCCTGCGGGTTGAAGCCGGCGCGGGCAGCGAGCTCCAGTCCGACCAGATCGGCATCGCTTTCGTCATTGCGGCTGAACTTGAGGCTGAGCAATTGCCCGCCCAGGCGTGCCGCGGCATTGCCGATATCGCCCAGACCCAGCAATTGCGCGCCCAGCGATATGCCTATGCTGGTGGCCTGGTTCTTGGCCAACTGCTCGCGCGAATGCTCGCGCAGGGCATGGGCCATCTCATGGCCCATGATCATGGCGATCTCGTCGTCCGTCAGCTTGAGCTGGTCGATGATGCCTGTGTAGAAGGCGATCTTGCCGCCGGGCATGCAGAATGCGTTGATCTGCTTGCTGCCTATGAGATTGACCTCCCAGCGCCATTGGCCGGCGCGCGGGTTCCATTGCGCGGCATAGGGAATGAGGCGCTGGGCAATGCCGCGCAGGCGTTGCAGCTGCGGGTTGCCAGCGTCTGCCAGCGCACCCTGAGCCTTGGCTTTTTGCAGCAGCTCCTGGTACTGCTGGGTCGCAGAGTTTTCCAGCGTTTCGGCCGGTACCAGCTGGCGCATCACCGAGGCCTTGCCTACCTCCACCTGAGCCTGCGCTGGCGCGTGCATCAGTGCAGCGCAGACCAGTGCGGGCAGCAGGCAGTTGCGGGTGGTGGGCAGGCGCAGGGATGAGATGAGGGCGTGCATGAGCGCCA
This region of Comamonas thiooxydans genomic DNA includes:
- a CDS encoding 3,4-dehydroadipyl-CoA semialdehyde dehydrogenase, yielding MTELLANHVAGRWQTGSGPGSLLRDPVLGAELVRVDATGLDLGAAFAFARDTGGKALRALSYAERARLLADIAAVLQSRRDAYYEISTANSGTVRNDTAVDVDGGIYTLNQYARWGAALGDARHLSDGEAVALAKDGVFLSRHIQVPTRGVALFINAFNFPAWGLWEKAAPALLSGVPVVVKPATATAWLTQRMVKDVIDAGILPPGALSIVCGSAAGLLDQLQPMDVVSFTGSADTAATIRSHDAITRHSVRSNIEADSVNCALLLPGHGPDSEAAALLAREVVREMTVKSGQKCTAIRRVLVPQALYDDVAQAVGAQLAKIAVGNPRNDAVRMGSLISREQYDSVQQGLGRLLEHTTALHDGRRNALIDADPATAACAQPVLLGTQDPDGCALVHDMEVFGPVATLLPYRDLAHGLALAHRGQGSLVCSVYGDDDQALAAAATELAASHGRVHVVTPAVARLHTGHGNVMPQSQHGGPGRAGGGAELGGLRALDFYHRKSAIQAAPQVLQALAETTGA
- a CDS encoding benzoate-CoA ligase family protein, whose protein sequence is MTDFSQAFNFAQHLFDLNQGRGDKNAYTDDQGTLSYAQLQEQARRLAHGLLAAGIHREERVLLVMHDMREWVISFLGAMYAGVVPVAVNTLLTAADYAYMLEHCRAQAIFTNGALVAVVQQALEQAQHEVNHIWVARPDEAPQDLPPAFEPLQPWLQQQAPLAHAARTMGDDPGFWLYSSGSTGKPKGAVHTHANPYWTAELYGKPVLGLSESDVCFSAAKLYFAYGLGNALTFPLSVGASVVLMAERPTPEATFRRWTEHQPTVFFGAPTGFAGMLAHTALPAREQVSLRMCSSAGEALPAEIAQRFKTHFGADIVDGIGSTEMLHIFISNRPDDIRYGSTGKPVPGYVVELRGEDGQPVADGEIGDLYIKGPSAALMYWANRDKTRDTFQGAWLKSGDKYVRDADGYYTYAGRSDDMLKVSGIYVSPFEVESTLQQHPAVLEAAVIGVTDEQGLTKTKSYVVCKPGQSASEAELKAFVKNRLAAYKYPRFIEFVDELPKTATGKIQRFRLRELESKPR
- a CDS encoding M48 family metallopeptidase: MHALISSLRLPTTRNCLLPALVCAALMHAPAQAQVEVGKASVMRQLVPAETLENSATQQYQELLQKAKAQGALADAGNPQLQRLRGIAQRLIPYAAQWNPRAGQWRWEVNLIGSKQINAFCMPGGKIAFYTGIIDQLKLTDDEIAMIMGHEMAHALREHSREQLAKNQATSIGISLGAQLLGLGDIGNAAARLGGQLLSLKFSRNDESDADLVGLELAARAGFNPQAAVSLWRKMGQATGEGGIGFLSTHPTGPDRIRQLEGNVPRVMGLYEQARRR
- a CDS encoding helix-turn-helix transcriptional regulator — protein: MDQLDMASASVAEGDEAGKSPLLQALGERVRNLRARRGLTRRGLASAAVVSERHLANLEYGTGNVSILVLQQIANALQCSMAELLGDVTTASAEWLLLRELLEGRSEADLKRVRLAAGEILGTAPMGDPHRASRIALIGLRGAGKSTLGRMLAEQLNVPFLELNQEIERVAGCSVREIYDLYGAGAYRRYERRALEEAVQIYSDVVIATPGGIVSDPATFNELLSHCTTVWLQAQPDEHMSRVVAQGDTRPMAANPEAMDDLRRILDGRSAFYSKADHVLDTSGKSLAQSFRQLKTLVAA
- a CDS encoding acyl-CoA dehydrogenase family protein, whose protein sequence is MQALDTHDVFNQFDELTDFDLLQADTALQEVLQRQQAQGFVPALSRFAQQLGQKHTWEHAELANRHTPELQRFDARGRVLDAVEFHPSWHRLMELYRKQGLISLPFESQSSGRWSAWAAGFYLHGQVEQGTLCPATMTTAAIPVLQKEPRLWSQLQAQLFSREYDARDLPLSQKKSIWIGMGMTEKQGGSDVRANTTVARPVHEGGRGSEYLLRGHKWFFSAPMCDAHLVVARMATASGELGGHACFFVPRWRPDGSKNPVRVQRLKDKVGNRSNSSSEVELQDAWGILMGEEGRGIPTIIEMASYTRLNCVLGSAAILRSATVQSIAYARQRSAFGKHLADQPLMATVLADLALESEASMQLAMHLAQAYELEAEGDLLARAWKRIMTPAAKFWVCKRSVEITGEAMEIFGGNGYVQDSIVARLFREAPVNSIWEGSGNVMCLDVLRAMGREPEATRLLLQDLGDMAAGQPLLTSMAQSLAKRLSASPEALEPQARRLVQDLCLLAQACLLHRHAPAPVADGFIHTRLGAQGGAMVAGAFDPAGLDMAAIVERALPV